A region of Polycladomyces subterraneus DNA encodes the following proteins:
- a CDS encoding enoyl-CoA hydratase-related protein: MTTHTSTHGKTDSVTFNSDERASLQLVHSGNRVHAKTGIRPQVNSTDHFRLMEWEVTPGRTIAVLSPTSSSSDSSAIEEWVRWMEQLAARDELKALIFTCHGGRFLFSSSHLQGEWREFFESGLELMERMNKPLIAAVDGMVSGIGCAVALCTHAVVASESAQFILPAGTGVIQRLVRIAHLQKGTDGLVQAINWLCSNRAMTAREAEETGWIDQCCEGEALPLAVAWAKAAATAGQGPLAEAFVRRRAWRNDWERPRPFVLPDRKEWERITAGTSDQDTRPKEILSLIQTGYEQGFSAGLDHERKWWAAQTQRLEVDQFSHGSHTVRSLTQEEEEQWIREGQLLPPDSPFYPGISPVPSWQYRTTDPVTVIPVRRPGPREVLVYVLARGANFSGLVVETGRVVREEKAIHAGDAVVVIPSGLQETEGRFVTVGAEQVFPKPSNLSFAEAADLLPWMTAHRITRHRAGGRVWIDGLEESAALACFTLVQHDEGKVTVMTSSDRERRMTEEWKAEALDQRHLRYRGVFTKIPADSSAWRRWEEMGKKVIEDFQRRNRGELADWSATFYGERTFGRAYQLLKDGGLLVVAGAREGEQLTFIGKRGESSPSTLLEQPGESVVLFYGMGQRGDEVMDPFGWRVIQVAERRQDHLVIVTQSEAQKRWLQGRLGEHVAGIISIEECAASWPGEFDWPPSVPYLPNPSEQKKDWLLTRQLFERRTIRPLRTVIGECIRTMHNPEGYADVVVDRADHDALGISLHLVKPKTGRVVFGENMAGKRYSFYASTMMESERRIVTPSATIVGCGLPEPEDVQRVLEWIENGVFRKERRFVMAETEHRGRVTTALGDLLTVDQLYEAWSSRC; this comes from the coding sequence ATGACCACTCATACATCGACGCATGGGAAAACCGACTCTGTTACCTTCAATTCGGATGAGCGTGCATCTCTCCAACTGGTTCACTCGGGAAATCGAGTCCATGCCAAAACCGGAATTCGACCGCAAGTGAACTCCACTGACCATTTTCGGCTGATGGAATGGGAAGTTACACCCGGTCGTACGATAGCCGTGTTGTCACCCACATCCAGTTCGTCCGACTCATCCGCCATCGAGGAATGGGTACGATGGATGGAGCAACTGGCAGCTCGGGATGAGCTGAAAGCTTTGATCTTCACCTGCCATGGCGGTCGTTTCCTGTTTTCCTCCAGCCACCTACAAGGGGAGTGGCGGGAGTTCTTCGAGTCGGGATTGGAGCTCATGGAGCGGATGAATAAGCCACTGATAGCAGCGGTGGACGGGATGGTCTCCGGAATTGGTTGCGCAGTTGCCTTATGTACGCACGCAGTTGTGGCGAGCGAATCGGCGCAATTCATCCTGCCGGCAGGAACGGGCGTCATTCAGCGTCTGGTGAGAATTGCTCACCTGCAAAAAGGGACAGACGGCCTCGTTCAAGCGATCAACTGGCTTTGCTCCAATCGGGCGATGACAGCTCGGGAAGCGGAGGAAACGGGATGGATAGACCAATGTTGTGAAGGGGAAGCTTTGCCATTGGCGGTTGCTTGGGCGAAAGCGGCGGCTACGGCCGGGCAGGGGCCGCTCGCCGAAGCGTTTGTACGCCGCAGGGCGTGGCGGAATGATTGGGAGCGCCCCAGGCCGTTCGTTTTACCAGACAGAAAAGAGTGGGAACGGATCACGGCAGGAACAAGCGATCAGGATACACGACCGAAAGAAATTCTGTCCTTGATTCAAACTGGCTATGAACAAGGATTTTCGGCGGGGCTGGACCATGAGCGGAAATGGTGGGCCGCGCAAACTCAACGGTTGGAAGTGGATCAATTCTCCCACGGTAGTCATACCGTTCGGTCATTGACGCAGGAGGAAGAAGAGCAGTGGATCCGCGAAGGTCAGTTGCTTCCGCCCGATTCCCCTTTTTACCCGGGCATCTCTCCGGTGCCGTCTTGGCAATACCGGACTACCGATCCGGTGACGGTGATACCCGTACGTAGGCCCGGTCCGAGGGAAGTGTTGGTGTACGTGTTGGCTCGCGGGGCGAATTTCTCCGGCTTGGTGGTGGAGACGGGGCGTGTAGTAAGGGAGGAAAAGGCGATCCATGCTGGAGATGCCGTCGTGGTCATACCCAGTGGTTTACAAGAAACGGAAGGACGGTTCGTGACAGTAGGGGCGGAACAGGTATTCCCCAAACCATCCAATTTGTCTTTTGCGGAGGCAGCCGATTTGCTTCCGTGGATGACGGCGCACCGCATCACTCGGCATCGGGCAGGGGGACGCGTCTGGATTGACGGTTTGGAGGAAAGTGCGGCGCTGGCTTGTTTCACCTTGGTTCAACATGATGAAGGGAAGGTGACGGTGATGACGTCGTCGGATCGGGAAAGGCGAATGACGGAGGAATGGAAAGCCGAGGCGTTGGATCAGCGTCATTTACGTTACCGCGGTGTTTTCACCAAAATCCCGGCCGACTCCTCCGCTTGGCGCAGGTGGGAGGAGATGGGGAAAAAGGTGATAGAGGATTTTCAGCGTCGCAATCGTGGGGAGTTGGCTGATTGGAGCGCCACTTTCTACGGAGAGCGCACATTCGGCAGAGCTTACCAACTGTTGAAGGATGGCGGGCTCTTGGTAGTGGCGGGTGCCCGTGAAGGGGAGCAACTGACGTTTATCGGGAAAAGGGGAGAGAGCTCACCTTCTACCTTGCTGGAGCAGCCTGGTGAGTCGGTCGTCTTGTTCTACGGAATGGGTCAGCGAGGGGATGAAGTGATGGACCCGTTCGGTTGGCGGGTGATCCAAGTTGCCGAGCGACGTCAGGATCACTTGGTGATCGTGACCCAATCCGAAGCGCAGAAACGGTGGCTGCAAGGTCGGCTCGGTGAGCATGTGGCGGGCATTATCAGCATCGAGGAGTGCGCGGCCTCTTGGCCAGGAGAATTTGATTGGCCTCCTTCCGTTCCCTATTTGCCAAACCCTTCCGAACAGAAAAAGGATTGGTTGTTGACGCGACAACTGTTCGAACGACGGACAATTCGTCCCTTGCGCACCGTGATCGGTGAATGTATCCGAACGATGCATAATCCGGAGGGTTATGCGGACGTGGTGGTGGACCGGGCGGATCACGATGCTTTGGGGATCAGCCTGCATTTGGTCAAACCGAAGACGGGGCGTGTTGTTTTTGGTGAGAATATGGCTGGGAAACGGTACAGCTTTTACGCTTCCACCATGATGGAATCGGAGCGGCGAATCGTCACACCGTCGGCGACCATCGTCGGATGTGGGCTTCCCGAACCCGAAGACGTGCAACGCGTGCTGGAATGGATAGAAAACGGAGTGTTCCGGAAGGAACGACGTTTCGTAATGGCGGAAACGGAACACAGAGGAAGGGTCACTACCGCGTTGGGCGATCTCCTTACGGTGGATCAACTGTATGAAGCGTGGAGCTCGCGGTGTTGA
- a CDS encoding RuvA C-terminal domain-containing protein, translating to MNHNHVIGYATLALKNLGYSKDEIWKVIHEMHRLFDFQSEEEAAEQADSFLRENS from the coding sequence GTGAACCATAATCATGTAATCGGTTATGCAACATTGGCATTAAAGAACTTAGGGTATTCCAAAGACGAGATTTGGAAAGTGATTCACGAGATGCACCGTCTGTTTGATTTTCAGTCAGAAGAAGAAGCCGCCGAACAAGCCGATTCTTTTCTACGAGAGAACAGTTAA
- the tnpA gene encoding IS200/IS605 family transposase: protein MRKKSWRSTRAAVYSLNYHFVWSTKYRRKVLRESVGETLKEAIKALCLEHGYELIALEVMEDHVHVFLSAPPKVAPSIIAKVLKGSTARTLFTKHPELKKILRNGHLWNPSYYVGSAGQVSSETIQRYIKGQKTKEEGGD, encoded by the coding sequence ATGAGAAAAAAATCTTGGAGGTCAACAAGGGCAGCGGTTTATAGCCTTAATTACCATTTCGTATGGTCTACCAAATATCGCAGAAAGGTTCTGCGTGAATCAGTTGGTGAGACACTGAAAGAAGCAATAAAAGCATTGTGTCTAGAACATGGATATGAATTAATAGCTCTTGAAGTAATGGAAGACCATGTTCATGTTTTCTTGTCTGCGCCTCCTAAGGTAGCTCCTTCTATTATTGCAAAAGTACTGAAAGGATCTACCGCTCGAACCCTTTTTACAAAACATCCTGAGTTAAAAAAGATTCTTCGAAATGGTCACTTATGGAATCCAAGCTACTATGTTGGATCGGCTGGACAAGTTTCCAGTGAGACGATTCAACGTTACATCAAAGGTCAAAAAACAAAAGAGGAAGGAGGTGATTAA
- a CDS encoding RNA-guided endonuclease InsQ/TnpB family protein: MPMITIKAKIHIDPKTEAVLKDAMLCATKVYNGLLWHLRKEYEEKGKVKVSRKNLNLILKELPRTRGYYSMSVQLTRDEVIQAYKSFFELRKKGLTQHNAPGFRRKSYLSPLKYVQSGFKIEGNKVTLSLGTNRQDVKSVSFRISHRPHVQYERIRQLSIIYDKISGQLEARLMVEVKPSKNKGSGRVAIDLGETILMACVFDDGTASLYSGRQIKAIRRYWQKVRANLEQKSRRWFQISHKERKQVDHLLHIATTHLISECLKKGVKEIAIGDLNGIRENIDYGDSVNQRLHSWPYSKIINMIKYKGELAGMEVRDHIDERNTSRTCHSCGQILVSNRKHRGLYLCSCGWNAHADANGALNIFEKAFKVSPMKRSSGRVARPVTMSYHLGWHGVTEPKYSASLYAS, from the coding sequence ATGCCGATGATCACGATCAAAGCCAAGATTCATATAGATCCTAAAACAGAAGCTGTGCTGAAAGATGCCATGCTTTGTGCTACCAAAGTATACAATGGTCTTTTATGGCATCTTCGAAAAGAGTATGAGGAGAAAGGGAAAGTAAAGGTTTCTCGAAAAAACCTCAATCTCATTTTGAAAGAGCTACCACGAACTAGAGGATATTACTCCATGTCAGTGCAACTTACACGAGATGAGGTGATCCAGGCATATAAGAGTTTTTTTGAATTAAGGAAGAAAGGACTCACCCAACACAATGCACCTGGATTCCGGAGAAAAAGTTATCTTTCTCCTCTCAAATATGTTCAGAGCGGCTTCAAGATCGAAGGAAATAAAGTCACCCTCAGTCTTGGAACCAATCGCCAAGACGTGAAAAGTGTCTCATTCCGAATCTCCCACCGTCCTCATGTTCAATATGAGCGCATCAGGCAACTGTCCATCATCTACGATAAGATTTCCGGGCAACTTGAAGCCCGTCTGATGGTGGAAGTGAAGCCTAGTAAAAATAAAGGATCGGGACGGGTGGCAATCGATCTGGGTGAGACCATCCTCATGGCATGTGTATTCGATGATGGCACAGCTTCTCTGTATTCTGGTCGTCAGATCAAGGCAATCCGCAGGTACTGGCAAAAGGTACGAGCGAACTTAGAGCAAAAATCTCGCAGATGGTTTCAAATCTCTCATAAGGAGAGAAAACAAGTCGACCATCTCCTTCATATTGCAACAACTCATCTGATTTCCGAATGCCTCAAAAAAGGAGTAAAAGAGATTGCAATTGGTGATCTGAATGGGATTCGGGAGAACATTGACTATGGTGACTCCGTGAACCAACGTTTACATAGCTGGCCTTACAGCAAGATCATCAACATGATCAAATACAAAGGTGAACTGGCAGGAATGGAAGTACGAGACCATATCGATGAAAGGAATACTTCAAGAACTTGTCACTCTTGTGGCCAGATTCTTGTTTCTAATCGAAAGCATCGAGGTTTATACCTTTGCTCTTGCGGTTGGAATGCTCATGCGGATGCGAACGGAGCACTCAATATCTTCGAAAAAGCTTTCAAGGTATCTCCTATGAAGAGGAGTAGTGGCCGAGTGGCACGGCCCGTGACCATGTCCTACCATCTTGGTTGGCATGGTGTCACTGAACCGAAGTACAGTGCTTCACTGTATGCATCCTAA
- a CDS encoding PEP-utilizing enzyme, translating into MMTHGSVVAREYGIPAVVGVENATKILKDGQYVRVDGTTGYVEILDENS; encoded by the coding sequence ATGATGACCCACGGTTCCGTTGTGGCAAGAGAGTACGGAATCCCCGCCGTTGTCGGTGTGGAGAATGCAACAAAAATATTAAAAGATGGCCAATATGTCCGTGTTGATGGCACAACAGGTTATGTGGAGATATTGGATGAGAATAGTTGA
- a CDS encoding xanthine dehydrogenase family protein molybdopterin-binding subunit yields the protein MIGKSVIRKESWDKVTGRAKYTHDSIEVGMLHAKLVTSPYAHARIRGIHTEKAFSIPGVRAVITGEGLPLTGEDLRDRPPIAFDKVRYHGEVVAVVVADTPVQAEQAANLVRVVYKPLPAVGSPHEALQKGAPLIHEKLGSYQKEKYTYPEPNTNIAHRTKIRKGNMEKAWAESDVVVEASFAFSPSDHAAMETRCATAEIFPDGSIVISSSSQAPFMIKKLISSYFGEDVGKIIVHTPLVGGAYGGKSPVQLELLAYLASKAVGGRKVSVWNTREEDLITSPVHIGMEATVKLGCTTDGYMKVAEILFFFDGGAYSDKAIDVSRAAAIDCTGPYHIENVWCDSLCVYTNHPYASPFRSFGHCEQAFAMERAIDLLAEKLNMDKVELRMKNAIRPGHMTPTQVLLNQSNVGNLPACIERLRELIQWDEWQRIEIDPRTVRAKGISCGWKTSTIDTDAGSGAIITFNPDGSVNLMSGVVEIGTGTKTVLAQILAEKLKMDIDDIHVKMDVDTQTTPEHWKTVASRGTFMAGRAVLEAADDAIRQLKKIASCILHAPIEDLEVGYGKVFLRDDPGIYIPIKDIAYGYKYPNGNAIGGQIIGRGNYIMRHLTPLDKETGAGKPGPEWTVCAYGVEIEFDQRDYTYKIIKAVSVIDIGKVLNPRAALGQTMGAMSMGLSFASRETFSFDRYERILNPQLRTYRPIRFGEHPEYIVEFVETPQIDAPYGARGVGEHGLIGMPAALANALSVAAGVPLNELPLFPELIWRTKGERRGSI from the coding sequence TTGATCGGAAAAAGCGTCATTCGCAAAGAATCATGGGATAAAGTAACCGGAAGGGCGAAATACACGCATGATTCCATCGAGGTGGGAATGCTGCATGCCAAACTAGTCACAAGCCCGTATGCCCATGCGCGCATTCGCGGAATCCATACGGAAAAGGCGTTCTCAATTCCCGGGGTGCGCGCGGTGATCACCGGAGAAGGACTGCCGCTGACGGGAGAGGACTTGCGCGACCGTCCCCCGATCGCCTTTGACAAAGTGCGCTACCATGGCGAGGTCGTTGCCGTTGTTGTTGCCGATACGCCCGTGCAGGCGGAACAAGCGGCCAACCTTGTTCGCGTTGTGTACAAACCGCTCCCTGCCGTCGGCTCGCCGCACGAAGCATTGCAAAAAGGAGCTCCATTGATCCACGAGAAATTGGGAAGCTACCAAAAAGAGAAATACACTTATCCTGAACCGAACACCAACATCGCACACCGTACAAAAATCCGCAAAGGCAATATGGAGAAAGCATGGGCGGAAAGTGATGTCGTTGTCGAGGCCAGCTTTGCTTTTTCTCCGTCGGACCACGCGGCGATGGAAACAAGGTGCGCCACCGCGGAGATTTTTCCGGACGGAAGCATTGTTATTTCCTCCTCATCCCAGGCACCATTTATGATAAAAAAACTGATTAGCTCCTATTTTGGTGAAGATGTTGGCAAAATCATCGTGCATACTCCTCTTGTCGGCGGGGCCTACGGCGGGAAATCCCCCGTACAATTGGAGCTTCTCGCCTATCTGGCCTCCAAAGCCGTCGGCGGTCGCAAAGTAAGCGTCTGGAACACAAGAGAAGAGGATCTGATTACATCGCCGGTGCACATCGGCATGGAGGCAACCGTCAAACTAGGCTGTACGACGGACGGCTATATGAAAGTGGCGGAAATCTTATTTTTCTTTGACGGCGGTGCTTATTCTGATAAAGCCATTGACGTCAGTCGTGCCGCGGCAATTGACTGTACCGGTCCATATCATATCGAAAACGTATGGTGCGATTCATTATGCGTCTATACGAACCATCCGTACGCCTCGCCGTTTCGGAGTTTCGGTCATTGCGAACAGGCTTTTGCAATGGAACGGGCGATTGATTTGCTTGCGGAAAAGCTGAACATGGATAAGGTGGAGTTGCGAATGAAAAATGCGATTCGTCCCGGCCACATGACCCCAACCCAAGTCCTACTCAATCAAAGCAACGTCGGCAATTTGCCGGCATGTATCGAGCGGTTGCGCGAACTCATTCAATGGGACGAATGGCAGCGCATCGAAATCGATCCCCGCACCGTCCGCGCGAAAGGCATCAGCTGTGGGTGGAAAACATCGACCATCGATACCGATGCCGGTTCCGGAGCAATTATAACGTTTAATCCGGACGGGAGCGTGAACCTGATGTCCGGTGTGGTGGAAATCGGTACAGGAACGAAAACCGTTTTGGCGCAGATCCTCGCGGAAAAGCTGAAAATGGATATCGACGACATCCACGTGAAAATGGACGTCGATACGCAAACGACACCGGAGCACTGGAAAACGGTCGCCAGCCGCGGCACGTTTATGGCGGGCCGGGCCGTACTGGAAGCGGCGGACGATGCCATTCGTCAATTAAAAAAGATTGCCTCCTGCATACTCCACGCGCCCATCGAAGATTTGGAGGTCGGCTACGGCAAAGTGTTTTTGCGCGATGACCCTGGCATTTATATTCCGATTAAAGACATCGCCTACGGCTATAAGTACCCGAACGGAAACGCGATCGGCGGCCAAATCATCGGACGGGGCAACTACATTATGCGCCATTTAACCCCGTTGGACAAAGAAACCGGTGCGGGAAAGCCTGGTCCGGAATGGACGGTGTGCGCATACGGGGTGGAGATTGAATTCGACCAACGCGACTACACGTACAAAATCATAAAAGCCGTGTCTGTCATTGATATCGGGAAAGTGCTTAACCCAAGAGCCGCGCTCGGGCAGACAATGGGCGCCATGAGTATGGGGCTCAGCTTTGCCAGCCGCGAAACATTTTCGTTTGACCGGTATGAGCGGATATTGAACCCGCAATTGCGGACATACAGACCGATCCGGTTCGGCGAGCATCCGGAATATATTGTGGAATTCGTGGAAACACCGCAAATCGACGCGCCATACGGGGCCCGCGGTGTCGGCGAGCACGGTCTCATCGGGATGCCGGCGGCACTGGCAAACGCCTTATCCGTCGCTGCCGGAGTCCCGCTCAATGAGCTGCCGCTGTTTCCCGAACTCATTTGGCGAACAAAAGGTGAGCGACGTGGTTCCATTTGA
- a CDS encoding FAD binding domain-containing protein — MVPFDFTYYRPSLIEEAVRLFESLRWHGQKPLYYGGGTEIITLSRFHLVFADAVIDIKQIPECRTLEAGSRQLVLGSALSLTTIEEANPFPLLTKAASEVADRTARNQITLGGNICGQIFYREAVLPLLLADCDVIIAGKEGLKQRSIHKVFRQYMRLEHGEFLVQVKIDSSYLSLPHFHTKRRKQGEVGYPLVTVAAIKKDERLRVAFSGVCPFPFRSKAVEERLNARHLPPDVRIADALQALPHPILDDIEGSAEYRLFVLKQTLFDTITALEGE; from the coding sequence GTGGTTCCATTTGACTTTACGTATTATCGACCGTCATTGATCGAAGAAGCCGTCCGGTTATTTGAAAGCCTGCGGTGGCACGGGCAAAAACCCCTATATTACGGCGGTGGAACCGAAATTATCACGCTTTCCCGGTTTCATCTCGTCTTTGCCGATGCAGTGATTGACATTAAGCAAATTCCCGAGTGCCGTACGCTTGAAGCGGGGTCGCGTCAACTTGTACTTGGCTCGGCATTGTCGCTTACAACAATCGAAGAAGCGAATCCTTTCCCACTATTGACGAAGGCGGCGAGCGAGGTCGCCGACCGAACGGCGCGCAACCAGATTACGCTCGGCGGCAACATTTGCGGACAAATTTTTTACCGTGAAGCCGTCCTTCCTTTATTGCTTGCCGACTGCGACGTCATCATCGCCGGAAAGGAAGGCCTGAAGCAACGTTCCATTCATAAAGTGTTTCGTCAGTACATGCGTCTGGAACATGGGGAATTTCTCGTTCAAGTGAAAATTGATTCATCGTATTTATCGCTTCCCCACTTTCATACGAAGCGCCGCAAACAAGGGGAGGTCGGTTATCCGCTTGTCACGGTCGCCGCCATCAAAAAGGACGAACGGCTTCGCGTCGCCTTCAGCGGTGTCTGTCCGTTTCCGTTCCGTTCAAAAGCGGTGGAAGAGCGGCTGAACGCGCGGCACCTTCCGCCCGATGTCCGCATTGCCGATGCCCTTCAAGCTCTTCCTCACCCGATTTTGGATGATATCGAAGGGTCAGCGGAATACCGCCTGTTCGTGCTAAAACAGACGCTTTTCGACACCATCACTGCGCTGGAAGGAGAATGA
- a CDS encoding (2Fe-2S)-binding protein: MERATKCEMLLHINGEEHFVFARQADTLLFVLRNELRFTGTKPGCLNGDCGACTVLVDGKPIKSCMMLAIETVGKSITTIEGLKNTPIQQAFVEQFAFQCGYCTPGFIMNTYALTERHPDADDQLIQEWLESNICRCTSYIEIEQAVKSVLAK, from the coding sequence ATGGAACGAGCGACAAAATGCGAAATGCTTCTTCACATAAACGGGGAGGAACATTTCGTCTTCGCCCGTCAGGCCGATACATTGTTGTTTGTTCTCCGGAACGAACTTCGTTTCACTGGAACCAAACCCGGCTGCCTGAACGGCGATTGCGGCGCTTGTACCGTACTGGTCGACGGCAAGCCAATCAAATCGTGCATGATGCTCGCCATCGAAACAGTGGGAAAATCGATTACGACGATCGAAGGGCTGAAAAACACCCCAATCCAACAGGCGTTTGTTGAACAGTTTGCATTCCAGTGCGGCTATTGCACACCGGGGTTCATTATGAATACCTATGCTTTGACAGAGCGGCATCCCGACGCCGACGATCAACTCATTCAAGAATGGCTCGAATCGAACATTTGCCGCTGCACAAGCTACATAGAAATCGAGCAAGCCGTCAAATCCGTGTTAGCAAAATAA
- a CDS encoding S53 family peptidase, with amino-acid sequence MRRSKHLFSSAFMATTLLISTFAVGFVPSVHAQPLQWTAHPPIHFKKNATPTYQSGYQPSQIKKAYGIDRLTATGMGQTIAIVDAYGSPTIQNDLATFDAQFGLPAANLQIAYPSGKPNRTDGGWALETAMDVEWAHALAPNAKILLVVAKSASISDLVTAIDYASNNGAQVVSNSWGGAEFSSESSYDSHFQHPGTIYLASSGDSGAGTGWPAVSPFVLAVGGTSLQIDTSGNYLSESGWSGSGGGTSTYVARPSYQDGWSNIVGTQRGNPDISFDADPYTGVAVYSGTKYQGQSGWFVVGGTSLGSPCWAAMLALVDQGRTMPLSSLDTIQQLYQIAGTTNSSGYTNNYHDVTQGSNGGFTSISGYDLVTGIGSPKADALIPALTQAP; translated from the coding sequence ATGCGTAGAAGTAAACATCTTTTCAGTTCCGCGTTTATGGCTACTACGTTATTGATTTCCACCTTTGCGGTCGGATTTGTCCCGTCCGTACACGCACAACCGCTGCAGTGGACCGCCCATCCCCCCATCCATTTCAAAAAAAACGCCACTCCCACCTACCAAAGCGGTTATCAACCTTCGCAAATCAAAAAAGCTTACGGGATCGATCGTCTGACTGCTACGGGGATGGGACAAACCATCGCCATTGTGGACGCTTACGGGAGTCCAACCATCCAAAATGACTTAGCCACGTTTGACGCTCAGTTCGGTTTACCCGCGGCCAACTTGCAAATCGCTTATCCTAGTGGAAAGCCCAACCGGACGGACGGTGGCTGGGCGTTGGAAACCGCCATGGATGTGGAATGGGCCCACGCTCTTGCGCCCAACGCTAAAATTCTGTTGGTTGTAGCAAAATCCGCTTCCATATCTGACCTGGTGACCGCCATTGACTACGCTTCCAATAATGGAGCACAAGTGGTCAGCAACAGCTGGGGCGGTGCTGAATTCTCTAGCGAATCCAGCTATGATTCCCACTTTCAACATCCCGGTACGATTTATCTCGCCTCATCGGGGGACAGTGGTGCAGGAACCGGATGGCCCGCGGTATCCCCCTTTGTGTTGGCAGTAGGGGGGACGTCTCTTCAGATCGATACGAGCGGCAATTACCTGAGCGAATCAGGTTGGTCTGGCTCCGGCGGTGGGACAAGCACCTATGTGGCCCGCCCGAGTTATCAGGATGGGTGGTCCAATATTGTCGGGACTCAACGCGGAAATCCGGATATCTCATTTGACGCGGACCCCTATACTGGAGTGGCTGTTTACAGTGGAACCAAATATCAAGGACAATCCGGTTGGTTCGTTGTGGGCGGTACCAGTTTGGGTTCTCCCTGCTGGGCGGCGATGCTCGCTCTAGTTGACCAAGGTAGAACCATGCCGTTATCCAGTCTGGACACGATTCAACAACTGTACCAGATTGCCGGGACAACCAACAGTTCCGGTTACACAAACAACTACCACGATGTCACGCAGGGCAGCAATGGAGGATTTACCAGCATTTCGGGATACGACCTGGTTACAGGAATCGGCAGTCCCAAAGCCGATGCGCTAATCCCCGCCTTGACACAAGCGCCTTAA
- a CDS encoding ABC transporter permease subunit, protein MINLALYRAMWRLHGKTLGAMAIGSFFYVLMIVSIYPYFTPEYTNELLKKMPEEMMKVFGIEAGVQRLNDFIAMEYHSFMYLILLMVYSVVIPTRLVARHVDRGSMAFLLSTPLSRPRLVLTQVAFFITGLGLINLFTVLGGIAGDAWMLDQPALDRSNYVELNLVCFLFFSVIGAYSFLFSCLFDDEKKASSWSATVTILFYAMDFAGKLGEKLDWLRNWTLFSLYEPVRLARGEEDILWTAVGLGLTAMVLFLLVAMVFRRRDLSL, encoded by the coding sequence ATGATTAATCTCGCGCTGTACCGGGCAATGTGGCGGTTGCATGGCAAGACATTGGGAGCGATGGCGATCGGGTCGTTTTTTTATGTGCTGATGATTGTCTCCATCTATCCCTACTTTACTCCCGAATACACGAATGAATTGCTGAAGAAAATGCCGGAAGAGATGATGAAAGTGTTTGGAATTGAGGCCGGGGTACAGCGTTTAAATGATTTTATCGCCATGGAGTACCACTCCTTCATGTATCTGATTCTGCTGATGGTGTACAGCGTGGTGATCCCGACTCGGCTAGTGGCTCGGCATGTAGACCGGGGGTCCATGGCATTTCTGCTGTCAACGCCGTTGTCCCGGCCACGGCTTGTCCTGACGCAAGTCGCATTTTTCATCACGGGGCTCGGGCTTATCAACTTGTTCACTGTCCTCGGCGGGATTGCGGGAGATGCCTGGATGCTGGATCAACCTGCCCTGGATCGGTCGAACTACGTGGAACTGAATTTGGTCTGTTTCCTGTTTTTTTCTGTGATCGGTGCGTACAGCTTCCTGTTTTCGTGCTTGTTTGACGACGAAAAGAAGGCGAGTTCCTGGTCGGCGACAGTGACCATTCTGTTCTATGCCATGGACTTTGCTGGCAAGCTGGGAGAAAAACTGGATTGGCTAAGGAACTGGACGTTGTTCAGCCTGTATGAACCGGTACGTCTCGCACGGGGAGAAGAAGACATCTTGTGGACAGCGGTGGGTTTGGGCTTGACCGCGATGGTGCTGTTCCTCCTTGTGGCGATGGTTTTCCGCCGGCGCGATTTGTCATTGTGA